The DNA region CATTCCACCCCATCGATCCTCCACGACCACAGATGGACAGCGTTGCCAGCAGATGGCAGCGCGAGGGAGCCGATCGTGACCATCAGCCACGACGACACCACCGAAGGTAGTCACAGAAAAACTGTGAGTCAAGAATTAATGCGACTCACAGTTCTTCACCGAGTTGTGCGAGACTCGACTGATCCTGGAAGGAGAGAAGCATGGGATTCGGCCTCGTTGTACGCTTCGTCGCCCGTGATGTGACAGCCGCTCACGCTTTCGACGAACTGGCACGGGAAGCACTCGACGGGATCCGCACCAAGGAGCCCGGAACTCTCGTCTACGTCAATCACGCCGTTCCGGCCGAGCCGCGCGTCCGGGTCTTCTACGAGCTGTATGCGGACCGCGAGGCGTTCGAGGAGCACGAACGACAGCCTCACGTCCGCCGGTTCCTCTCCGAGCGCGGCCAGTACCTCGAATCTTTCGAGGTCACGTTCCTGGACGAGATCGACGGCAAGGGGTCGGCCGCCCACGGGGACGGCCGGTGAGTCCCGAGGAGCAGCGAGCATTCGGCGCCCGGGTGGCCCAGCTCCGCAAGAGCCGTGGCATGCGGCAGGATCAGCTCGCCACCGCCGTCAACCGGAGCGCCAGCTGGGTCTCGCAGGTCGAGCGCGGTATCCAACCTGTCGTACGTCTCGATGTACTCCAGTTGCTCGCCGACGGCCTCGGCGTCTCCGTCCAGACGCTGAGGCCGGATGCCCCGTCGCCCGCCCGATCCGCGTCGACGACTTCGGATCAGGTCAACGACCTCGACCTGGTCCGGCTCGCACTCTCTGGGCACCCCGCGCTCGATGCCGTGCTCGACGAGAACCCCGCCGCAACTTCACCCGACACGGCCGAGCTGGCCGCCGCTGTGGCGCAGCTCTGGCACCTGACGCACAACGCCCGATTCGCGGAGCTCAGCACAGCTGTCGCCGACACCCTGCCCCGACTCGAAGCCGCGACGCGGACGGCCTCCCCTGAGCAACGGCCGGAACTTCAACTCCTCCTCAGCCAGGCATATCAGGCGGTCGCGGCGGCATTCGTCCGCCAGGACGAGGCTGATGCAGCCTGGGTGGCCGCCGATCGGGCGATCCGGGCCGCCGAACAGTCCGGCGAGCCTCTCCAAGTCTTCGCAGGCATCTACCGCTTGGCCCACGCATTCGTCCGACTCCGGCGGTTGGACCAGGCAGAACACGCCGCCGGGAAGAGCGTGACAACCCTTCGGGACTACATCTCGGCGGCCGGGCCACCTCCGCCGGAAGCCCTCTCCGTGCTCGGTTCGCTCCACTTGGTCCTCGCGTTGGCCGCCGCCCGCGCCGGCCAACGCGACCAGGCCCGGAAGGAACTCGCCGACGCGCGAGAGGTCGCAGCACTGGTCGGCGAGGATCGCAATGACTTCAACTTGGAGTTCGGACCGACGAACGTCGCGATCCAGGCGGTATCAACGGCGATCGACCTCGGCGATGCGGGCGAGGCGCTGGACCTGGGGCGACGAATCGATGCGAGTCGGCTCTCGCCCGAGCGGAGGTCGCGACTGCTGGTCGACCTCGGAAGGGCCCACGCGCAACTGCGGCACCTCGGGGAGGCCGTCGATTGCCTCCTCCGGGCCGAGGAGTTGGCACCGGAGAGCCTCCGGAGCCACCTGGCGGCCCGGTCGGTGATCCGCGAGCTCGTTCTCCTCGCCGGCCGGAACGCCCCGCCGGATCTGCTGAAGCTCGCCAAACGCGCCAACGCCACGGGGTGAACGGGAAAGACCGAAGTCGTCGAAGGCTGGGCCCGGACCTCCCGACCGAGCCACGAAAGGTCCCCCCGGACGGTTCGCACCGTCCGGGGGGACCTCCGCTACCCGCCCTGTCCCGGGACGGGCCTATTCGGGCGAATCACCCCGAAATGGGGATCAGGCGCCCTTGACCGCCGCGAAGCGGGTCGAGACGTCCTGCCAGTTGACGACATCCCACAGGCGGGTGACGTAGTCCGGGCGGACGTTGCGGTACTGCAGGTAGTAGGCGTGCTCCCAGGCGTCGAAGGCCAGCAGCGGGGTGGTGCCCTGGCCGACGTTGCCGTGGTGGTCGTAGACCTGCTCGACGATCAGGCGCTGGCCCAGCGGCTCCCAGGAGAGGATGCCCCAGCCGGAGCCCTGGACACCGACCGTCGCGGTGGTCAGCTGCTTCTGGAAGGCCTCGAACGAGCCGAAGTGCTCGGTGATGGCGTCGGCGAGGGCGCCCTCGGGACGGTCACCGCCCTCCGGGGAGAGGTTCTCCCAGAACAGCGAGTGCAGCACGTGGCCGGACAGGTGGAAGGCGAAGGTCTTCTGCAGGCCGACCAGGCCGCCGAACTGCTCCTTGTCACGGGCCTCCGCCAGCTGGTCGAGGGTGTCGTTGGCACCCTTGACGTAAGCCGCGTGGTGCTTCGAGTGGTGCAGCTCCAGGATCTCGGCGGACATCGCGCGCTCAAGGGCGGAGTAGTCGTACGGCAGGTCGGGAAGCGAGTAGGTGCCCATCAGGACACGGCCCCTTTCGACGAGTTCAACGGTGATGATCGTGCCGGGACAAGACTATTGCGTATGGGTTGCAGGAACGAAGCATGGGCTCCTGCATATTCCCGATGTCCCGTCGTGCACAATGGGCACACGTATGTAATGAGCGACGGGGGCGAACGACCGTGACCGGTCGTCGGCTGCGCCGCGGGGTCGCCGTTCCCCGGAAGGGCTCCCCCGCGGAACCCACCAGGAGGCTCGCCGCGACTCCGGCGGGGCTCGCATCCGCACCCGGGGCGGAGCCCGCGCCCGGCGGTCCGTTCGTCACGCCCCCGGCGTCGCACCCCCGCCGGCCCACCGCCGGGCCGCTGCCGGCCCCTGCCGACCCCACCGGCCTTCGGCCCGTCACCCGCGTGACTTGACGGCCGTCTGACAACGTTTCGGTTGCGACGGCGGGCAATCCGCTCCGAGGCCTTCCCGACACGATACGACATGTGCCATTTTACATGTCACACATCGAGTGGCCGCTCCCCCAACACGCGGCCCCGAACGGCCTCGGAGGCCCCCACAGATGCGCCCCTTCCGCATATCCAAGGCCACCGCACGCAGGCTCCCTGCGCTCGGTGCCGCCTTCTTCATCGCCCTCGGCCTCTTCGCGCCGCAGAGCCAGGCCGCCCCGGCCGGTACCGCCGCCCCCACGGCCAAGGCCGCCTCCGGAGTCGCCGCAGCGCCCGCGCCGAAGGCGATCCCGGTGCCCAAGTCCCCCGACGCCGGCACCGGCGGCCGCCCGCTCGCTTCCGAGAGCACCGGCAAGGACACCGGCACCAAGTCGGTCACCCCGACCCCGTCGGCCGCCGCCAAGAGCGCCAAGCAGTTCTCGGCGGCCGCGGCTGCCGTCAACTGCGACCTCTCCGGCGTGATGGGCGCCTCGGGCAGCGCGCTGGTCCAGCAGCTCAAGGCGCTCCCCGACGTCACCTGCACCTACCCGCTGTTCAACCTCACCGGCACCGACGCCGGGAAGGTCTTCCGCGAGGCCCAGATGGTCACCGTCGCGGACGCCCTGCGCACCGCCTCGGCCACCTACCCGGGCGACAACAGCACGGGCATCGGCCAGCTGGTGATGTTCCTGCGCGCCGGCTACTACGTGCAGGGGAACAACGAGGCCGCCGTCGGCAGCTACGGCACCGCCCTGCAGACCGCGATCCGCGGCGGGCTGGACGCCTTCTTCGCCGCCCCGCGCAGCCAGGACGTCACCGAGGCCAACGGCGCAACCCTCAACGAGGCCGTCACCCTCATCGACAGCGCCGACGAGAACGGCCGGTACGCCGGCGTCGTCAAGCGGCTGCTCGCCGGGTACGGCAGCAACTGGCCGGCCTCGATGAAGCTCGCCGTGGACCACGTCGAGTGGGTCATCGAGGGCGGCTTCGACCTGAAGTACGGCGACACCGGCTTCATCGCGGCCCTCCAGGCCGACCCGTCCATCGCCACCGCCTGGGCCGGGTTCGTCACCCGCAACGCCGCCCAGCTGGACGGCGGCGACGTGGTCACCCGGATCGGCATGCAGCTCGGCAACCTGGTCTCCGTGGACAGCCTCCGGACCCAGGGCCGCCCGCTGGTCAAGGACCTGATCAACCGGTACCCGCTGGTCGGCGCCTCCGCCCCGCTCACGATGAACCTCGTCTGGTTCGCCGAGAAGCAGGACAAGGGCAACTGCACGTACTACGGCACCTGTGACCTGCCGACCCGGCTCGTGCCGCTGGTCCTCGTCAACACCCAGAACTGCAACGCCAACCTGCGGGTCCGCGCCCAGCAGATGAGCACCACCGAGCTGGCGAACACCTGCACCAGCCTGATCAACCAGGACGCCTTCTTCCACAAGGTCATCAAGGACAACGGGGCGGTCCCCGGCGACCTGAACACCAACCTGGAGGTCGTCGCCTTCGACGACTACTACAACTACAAGCTGTACGCCTGGATCATGTACGGCATCGACACCGACAACGGCGGCATGTACGAGGAGGGCAACCCGGCCCAGGCCGGCAACCAGGCCCGCTTCATCGCCCACGAGGCCGACTGGCTGCGCCCGGAGTTCCAGATCTGGAACCTCAACCACGAGTACACCCACTACCTCGACGGCCGCTACAACATGGCCGGTGACTTCGAGGCCGGCATGACCACCCCGACCATCTGGTGGGTCGAGGGCGTCGCCGAGTACATCTCGTACCACTACCGCAACGAGCGCAACGCCGGCGCCATCGCCGAGGCCGGCAAGAAGACCTACAAGCTCAGCGAGCTGTTCGACACCGTCTACGACCAGACCCCCGACGCCGACGTCAACTCGACCCGGGTCTACCGGTGGGGCTACCTGGCGGTCCGCTACATGCTCCAGTCGCACCCGGCGGACGTCGACACGGTGCTCGCCAAGTACCGCGCCGGTGACTGGAACGGTGCCCGCACCTTCCTGAAGCAGACCATCGGCACCAAGTACGACGCCGACTTCTCCACCTGGCTGACCGCCTGCGCGGCCGACAACTGCGGCACCCTGCCGACCTCCCAGGCCCCGCTCTGCACCATTGCCGACCCGCGCCAGTTCGACAAGAACTGCCGCCGGGACAACCTCGCCGCCACCACCGGCAACTACAGCTACCACTTCCTGTACCTGCCGGCCGGCGTCCAGAAGCTGACCGTCACCACCACCGGCGGCACCGGCAACGCCGACCTCTACTACGGCGGCGGCAACTGGGCCACCACCGGCTCCTACCAGGCCAAGTCCACCAACGCCGGGAACAACGAGACGCTGACGGTCAACAACCCGCCGTCCGGCTGGGTCTACTTCAGCCTCGCCGCGGCCCAGACCTTCGGCGGCGTCAGCGCCACCGTCACCTACCAGTAGTCCGCCCCACCGGTACCGGTGGACGCTCCACCGGACCCCGGTGGTCCGTGTGAACAGGGAGGGCCCCGCCGAACCGGCGGGGCCCTCCCTGCACGTGATCTGACAACGTTTCGGTTGCGGCGGGCGGCAATCCGGTCCGAGCCCTTCCCGGCGCCATGCGACATGTGCCATTTTACATGTCACACATCGAGAGGTCGCGTGCCCCAAGGCGCGACCACAACGGCCCCGGAGGCCCCCACAGATGCGTCCCTCCCGGATATCAACGGCCAACGTGCGCAGAATCCCTGCGCTCGGCGCGGCCTTCTTCATCGCGCTCGGCCTCTTCGCACCGCAGAGCCAGGCCGCTCCCGTCGGCACCACGGCCCCGGCCGGCGTGAGCGCCGGCGGCCAGGCCGGCTCGACGCCGCGGTCGATCCCGGTCCCGAAGTCCCCCGACGCCAGGAACAACACCCCCTACGAGCTCTCCTCGCAGGACTACGGCAAGCAGTCCACCGTGCCG from Kitasatospora sp. NBC_00458 includes:
- a CDS encoding putative quinol monooxygenase yields the protein MGFGLVVRFVARDVTAAHAFDELAREALDGIRTKEPGTLVYVNHAVPAEPRVRVFYELYADREAFEEHERQPHVRRFLSERGQYLESFEVTFLDEIDGKGSAAHGDGR
- a CDS encoding helix-turn-helix domain-containing protein, whose amino-acid sequence is MSPEEQRAFGARVAQLRKSRGMRQDQLATAVNRSASWVSQVERGIQPVVRLDVLQLLADGLGVSVQTLRPDAPSPARSASTTSDQVNDLDLVRLALSGHPALDAVLDENPAATSPDTAELAAAVAQLWHLTHNARFAELSTAVADTLPRLEAATRTASPEQRPELQLLLSQAYQAVAAAFVRQDEADAAWVAADRAIRAAEQSGEPLQVFAGIYRLAHAFVRLRRLDQAEHAAGKSVTTLRDYISAAGPPPPEALSVLGSLHLVLALAAARAGQRDQARKELADAREVAALVGEDRNDFNLEFGPTNVAIQAVSTAIDLGDAGEALDLGRRIDASRLSPERRSRLLVDLGRAHAQLRHLGEAVDCLLRAEELAPESLRSHLAARSVIRELVLLAGRNAPPDLLKLAKRANATG
- a CDS encoding superoxide dismutase, translating into MGTYSLPDLPYDYSALERAMSAEILELHHSKHHAAYVKGANDTLDQLAEARDKEQFGGLVGLQKTFAFHLSGHVLHSLFWENLSPEGGDRPEGALADAITEHFGSFEAFQKQLTTATVGVQGSGWGILSWEPLGQRLIVEQVYDHHGNVGQGTTPLLAFDAWEHAYYLQYRNVRPDYVTRLWDVVNWQDVSTRFAAVKGA
- a CDS encoding M9 family metallopeptidase, with product MRPFRISKATARRLPALGAAFFIALGLFAPQSQAAPAGTAAPTAKAASGVAAAPAPKAIPVPKSPDAGTGGRPLASESTGKDTGTKSVTPTPSAAAKSAKQFSAAAAAVNCDLSGVMGASGSALVQQLKALPDVTCTYPLFNLTGTDAGKVFREAQMVTVADALRTASATYPGDNSTGIGQLVMFLRAGYYVQGNNEAAVGSYGTALQTAIRGGLDAFFAAPRSQDVTEANGATLNEAVTLIDSADENGRYAGVVKRLLAGYGSNWPASMKLAVDHVEWVIEGGFDLKYGDTGFIAALQADPSIATAWAGFVTRNAAQLDGGDVVTRIGMQLGNLVSVDSLRTQGRPLVKDLINRYPLVGASAPLTMNLVWFAEKQDKGNCTYYGTCDLPTRLVPLVLVNTQNCNANLRVRAQQMSTTELANTCTSLINQDAFFHKVIKDNGAVPGDLNTNLEVVAFDDYYNYKLYAWIMYGIDTDNGGMYEEGNPAQAGNQARFIAHEADWLRPEFQIWNLNHEYTHYLDGRYNMAGDFEAGMTTPTIWWVEGVAEYISYHYRNERNAGAIAEAGKKTYKLSELFDTVYDQTPDADVNSTRVYRWGYLAVRYMLQSHPADVDTVLAKYRAGDWNGARTFLKQTIGTKYDADFSTWLTACAADNCGTLPTSQAPLCTIADPRQFDKNCRRDNLAATTGNYSYHFLYLPAGVQKLTVTTTGGTGNADLYYGGGNWATTGSYQAKSTNAGNNETLTVNNPPSGWVYFSLAAAQTFGGVSATVTYQ